One genomic segment of Mustelus asterias unplaced genomic scaffold, sMusAst1.hap1.1 HAP1_SCAFFOLD_43, whole genome shotgun sequence includes these proteins:
- the LOC144482888 gene encoding uncharacterized protein LOC144482888 codes for MEKPWKCADCGKSYRSPSLLDAHRRSHTGERPFICSQCGKGFTLSSSLQRHRRVHSGERPFTCSQCGKGFTRLSTLQTHQRIHTGERPFICYQCGEGFTQSSNLQRHQRGHTGEKPFSCSVCGEGFSESSNLRRHQRVHTGERPFTCSLCGKGFTQLSDLQTHQRIHTGEKPFTCSQCGKGFARSSSWWRHQRVHTGERPFTCSQCGKGFRVSFLLLRHQQVHE; via the coding sequence atggagaaaccatggaaatgtgcagactgtgggaagagttacagatccccatctctgctggatgctcatcggcgcagccacactggggagaggccattcatctgctctcagtgtgggaagggattcactctgtcatccagcctgcagagacaccggcgagttcacagtggggagaggccgttcacctgctctcagtgtgggaagggattcactcggttatctactctgcagacacaccagcgcattcacactggggagaggccattcatctgctatcagtgtggggagggattcactcagtcatccaacctgcagagacaccaacgaggtcacactggggagaagccattcagctgctctgtgtgtggggagggatttagtgagtcatccaacctgcggaggcaccagcgagttcacactggggagaggccattcacctgctccctgtgtgggaagggattcactcagttatccgatctgcagacacaccagcgaattcacactggagagaaaccattcacctgctctcagtgtgggaagggatttgctcggtCATCCAGCTggtggagacaccagcgagttcacactggggagaggccatttacctgctctcagtgtgggaagggattcagagtttcattcttgctgctgagacaccaacaagttcatgagtga